From the genome of Primulina huaijiensis isolate GDHJ02 chromosome 11, ASM1229523v2, whole genome shotgun sequence:
TTACAAGTTTTTATTCAGATAGAAGAAAGGGACATTCACAAAATTCACTAACACAAGCCCCAACTTGAAGATGGGGCCAAATTTTATTCGTATCGAAGGTGATTCCATTGCACAAAAAGGTCAAAATCAGCCTTGTAGCCATTCAGGATCCGCACCAAACCAGCAGGGAATGTGGGCAGTGGCACTACTCTGCCCCTATTCTGTGCACGGTTAGGGTCTCATATATAGCAAATGGAACACCGATGATACCTAAACCTTCTCCAAACACCAAATTTACAATGCCACAACcagtaaaaaaaaactaaagaaaaCGTGTGCAACCAATGGAACCGATTATACGAAAATTTCACACCATTTTCAACTTCAACCAAAAGATTCAAGCTGCCCTCAAACTTGATGATTGAAAACTGGTGAAACGAGACTCTCCACAAAGGTTCCTCCATCCAAAAACTTTTCTGGAACTCCATCAGCAATCATGTCCCTAAACGTCCCTGATTTCGGATCATAAACGACTAAACTCTCCTCTTCTGTTAGAAACACAACTTCTCCATCCCCAACATAGCACAAAGGCTTAACTACATCCCGTCCAAGATCACTCTTTATACTGAATTTGGTCCAAGAATCTACCAGACCATACTCTTTCATAACCCAAACATTTATTTCATCGCTCCCCATACTATCGATCATACAAAGACACCCTCCAAGAACCACAAGTTTGTGGAACACGAATCTGTACGCGTCAACACCACTTGGAGCAGGAATTTCGTCAAACGCCTCACGGGCCAGGTCGAAAGCCGCAATGACTGATGGGTAACCGGATTCCTGGTCCCGACCACTAGCCAACCAATGAAGGGCTCCATTCACAAAAGCCCCAGAGGCAAGGTCAGGGACAGCGTGATCATAAGGGGAACTATCAAGTCTTTTCCAAACACCAGTTTTCACAGAATACACATCCACAAACGTATCAGCACAATCTGGCTCATATTCATTATCAGTATCAAAATACGAAAGTGTAACAATCTTATAATCATCACTGGAACTATCATATCCAAATCCATGCATGCTAAAGCTCCCTGGTTTATACAAAGCCAAGGGAGAATCCTGTACATGCACCTTCTGCAGAGTAATGGGATTCACCAAAACCTTACCATCTTCTTCGTTTGTTAAGAATACCAAACCATCGGAAGAACCGACGATCACATCCCAAGTATCTGGTAACAAGTCGAGGTTTCTTGAAAAGCCATCCATCTGGGTTGTGGATATGGTATGGAGGGAGCGAGAAGAGGAgatgagaatgagattctcttgGTGGGTTTTGGAAGTGAATAGCGGGCTCGAAAGTAGATTGTTCCATGGTTTTGATACGCACCTGCACTTGCCTACGGATTTTGCAGGAAGTCTGGAGAGGATTTCGATCAAGATTTCTTGGGGGAACTGGGAAGTCATCCTATAAGTTCAGGGTCGAAGAATTGCAGAGAGGACCAATAAATTATTCCAACTTAAGATTGCAACTTGATGATGTGTTGGCTGGAGTAGGTCAGAATTCATAACTCTTGTCGGCAGCTAATTGTGATCAGATGGAGCATAGACATACATACATAAGTATTGCTTGTTCAAATATTACATGGAAATTTCAAAGGGATGTGTGCGTCGATCAGTACAAGTGTATGTCGGATAATACGTAATTTAAACAGCACCATCATTTCAActacttttttaaaattcatcaatAGCAATAATGTTATTTAACAATTTTGTTCATTTCTATAGCATTATGCGATGAAATAAGCGTTGtgtaaaattgaatattttaaaagtgTACGTGTATACATCGGTACAACTTCATAAGGCATCGTGGATGATGGATACTCTGTCCACAGTTTTGTAATAAATACTAACAACCCATAATCTACGTACGTGTAATTTCTTTGCTTATCTTAAATAACTATaactaattatttattattattaatataagagcattaatattaattaaaaacatttaattcatttttatttttttcgccTTGCGGTTCTACAtgacttcttgtttttttttcaaatttcgaTTAATTCTTGTCTATATGACTTCTTGTTATTTTTcccaaagttcgattaattcttgtcatttttcacaaaatttgaagattatatCTTGGTCTCTAAAGATTTAATTTGATGGTTATTTTGAATTCCTTTATCCAAACTATATAGtctatgtttattttatttttaattactgattattaatatatgagcattaatattcattgaaaACATTGAATTCATTCCTACTTTTTCCGCCTTGCGGTTCtacatggattttttttttccccagaGTTTGATTAAGTCTTGTCACTTTTCacaatatttgaatattatatcttggtctctaaggatttattttgatgattattttgagatcctctatccaaactatatagtctatatttattttatttttattacattaatttgtttaattcaTTGGATTTTTTagtgtttcattttattttagtgattatctattttctcctttctatgagtttttttacttaattatttgatgttacGTTAGTTTCTTTGATTTAATAATTCTTGTCACTTTttacaaaatttgaagattatatcttggtttctaatgatttatttCGATGGTTATGTTGAGCTCCTTTATCCAAACTATatagtctatatttattttacttttattattttaatttgtttaatccATTGGATCTTTTAGTGATTATATATTTTCCTCTTTCtatgagtttttttatttaattatttgatgttacGTTAGTTTCCttgatttaattagtttaatttatcGATGGTTCGTGTTACCGTTTCTTTTCCTTCATCTTTTTTACAGTTCAGTTaatctatataatatatttatcatttttcacaaaattatgagattatattagtttccaaaaatttattttgatagtcATTTTAAGTTCTCCTCTTCCGaattatatattaatctatatttattttagttttattatattaagaACTTTTAACCTCATTGTTTAAATATTACTGTTGTACCATACCACATTAACTAAGTCATGATTACTAATAaaagtatattattattattgcaaCTCAACGGAGCGTATGTGTGGGTAAATGATTGTCACTATCACCTCCACTCAAAATTTTTCATGATGAAATAGTTGGGATAAAGTGTGGTTAGGATAGTTTATCGGTTTGCTTTTGGATGAGATCATTTAATTTTTGATCGGGTATAATTCGATTAATATTATgttaatttaactaaattaataACGTGTTGtaaattatttgagaaaatatatttaaagattGAGATTGAAAATGATAGTAACTTTATTCTATTAAtatgatactttattttattttaatttcttaaattatgatatttaattaatatctcaATATATATCTCAAACTTATACTTTTCtataagtttcattaaaatcgtgtcagtaaatttcatttttttatgatCCTTTTCCAATAAAAATGAACACTGCGTCCATGTAGATTCTATAtgttttttttgcaaaaaaaaattatattttatttacagtataatttgattagtttgatttatttcaattttattcataaaaagaaaaagtaaGGATAAATTAAAAGGAATGAAAATTACTTTATACTTTTgaactaaatttatgatataatcctttaaaaaaaagttaatcaatataatccttataataaatatgaattatatggataatttattatcatttgttatatattacgATTTTACatgcaatattttttaattgagtatcatatattattttatttatatttgtgttttactatacatatttatttgagtgatattatgttaaaattttatttcactgaaattattaatcatcaatattaatttataaatgattgattatgatataaaattaattatttataatatgtattttaaaaaatcataaaaattaaataaaatccgcaATGGGTTAAAATTTAGCAAAAGCAAAAgtgatatttaacttaataacaaatttaatggttttattttaacattattatgataatttagtaacttaagagaattttatttgacgttTGTCTATGTGTATTCCATTTAAGTactttttagttttgatttttgtaaaattcaatattctgttaattttatttttattgtttttcattttgaatgatatttggatgaaaaatatttttgttgatttatcatttaagagAGCTATCATTATGTCGCGGATTGAAAAAtgtcatataaataagtgaatatatatgatttattgtcatgatatattattatgtattgtgttttgatatatttagattgataaatactTATACACATGATGTTATTCGAACGATTTTAAACATTATCTAATTCTAGTGATTATCtttttcattattagtcactcacgtgcatcgcacgtgtaCATTCCTAGTTCATACAAATAGCGTAACAAAGATAGTGTTTGTACAAATTTTTTGGATTGCTGAAACATAAATAATCGAACTTCTAAAATTCAAACAcgtaaaaatcaaatttgatcgTAAGTTCTAATCTACTAAGAAAATAAAACgctaaaaataaagaaaaatagtttGGAAATTGAAGACATAAACtcccaaaataatttttgtatctACAATGATATGTAGGTATCGCTCATGCTTTTTGTTCCTTAGCTCCTGTTGTTAAGACGAATGAATGAACTAGGTAGAGTCTATTCTCTATAACGGAAAAGAAAGGTAAATTAGGCTATGACATCAGTAGCAAATCTTTTTCCAAAGATTTCGGTTATTTATAATGCAtagaaatatattaaaattgctTGAAACGCTGGAAACTGGAATGGAtattgaagaaaatatataaaatttaaaatttttaaaaaaagtgaatTTGTTCGAACTAATGCTATGGAATTTTTTATTAGAGTTTGCAAGAGTTGTGATGTCGAGTTGTCTTCTTTTTCTGTTGATGcttttctcttttttatttatctgAATTTGGCGTTGACACAGCCTAACTCCTCACTGTCTCCATCTTCCAGACGATTTGAACCACGATTTCTTTTCACGTTTTGCTCCACAAAACTTCGAGGTTAATTCAAAATAGTTGAAACACTATTGAGCTAactttgtgtaatttttttgtcaattatTTTATAGGGTatgagattttcaaatattgaacctattttatttttggtggaaacagatagATATCTATTTCGATCCATCAAGATGTTGCTCGTCCCGTCAATATGGATACATACATATTTATATGGTTCAGTGGACCTGATCAATACAGATGCATACATTTATAAATGGTTCAATACTCTTATAAACTTATAAACACTTCAAAACACCATACAGCAGATATACATCTCACCCACAAACCTCAACAACAAGGGCATGatcttgatttttgaaaatgaaaatatcagttATCAGGTTAAGCAGCTGCCTCATCCAAATGTTTCTTTTCTTCAAGCTTACTCGCATGTACAATGAGCAATTCACGTTTCACAACCTGTTGCAATGAACATCTTTACTTCATCAAGAAACTCCGCTTGGTGTTAAACATAATGGAtgttctttcttttttccttctGTTCTTATAATTCGCACACACATACATTTAAGGTGACTCAAACTCAGAACTGCTAAGTCTCAAGGCACCAAATGATCTGTGGACTTCATTGATTTGGCTATGCATAATGAATATCAGGTGAAAGAACAGCAAATGAACCTCGAATAGTTTGTGTCTGGTCCAGTACCTCAAATAGCTTGAAGCCCTGACTTTCCTCTTGTTTTAAGCACTCCTCAACCTACATCACATATATTGCGAACAAAAATAAGCATCCACAAGTCATCGCACAGTTTTCATATTTCGAATCTTCTGATATATTATACATTAAATTCTCCACCACACTGATTCTATATCCTCTGCACTAACTGTATGCTTGCCCTGTGTTTCATCCAGAGCATAGCAGGATGTAGAATGAAATGTTACTTAAGGTCAGCACTAACTTCTTCAATAGCAAAACTATAGACTTGAGACTGACCTTAAGCATGTAATTCTCTTAGGACATAGTCGAATCCAGTCCAAGGATTTTTTTGAATAGAACTCAGCCGTGGCATTAACAATTGCTTCTTCAAAGTCTTTTTCATAGTATTTCAACGAATCCTCACCTATCTCCACATGTATATCCAATACTTCTTTGACAAAATTTTGATCAATCTGTTCCCCTTCACGCTCTTTATCAATCTGAAAGAATGTGGCCATCTTCATCATGAACTCAGATTTAATTTAAACTAGCGTATCAAGACAGATATGTATGTCTGTTAtagtataaaaattaatcatagaTTTAGAAATTCGTCATTCTTATACGGTATATAGATACCGGAGCTCCTTTTGGATGTGACATCATTAAATGAGGATTCAGCAGTGATAAACTGGAAGAAGACTCACCAATGATAGAATTGCATGAGTAATTTGCCCGTTGATTTCACCATAAATCTACAGAATACAGTAGAAACTATTATCAAATTAAAAGAAACAAAAGAGCAGTAATGATTCATCATTCATAATCAAGAAGATAATAACACAAACCAGTTTATAAAAGGCCAAGTGACTGGTTCCTTTAAGTGATGGTAATCCCACCTTCCTTATAAAGTATCTTTCAAGGTAATAAAAGAATCTCGAGAGCCATCGAGCCAAGATTTTATGGTTAGTCCATTGTTTCAACAGTTCTTTCAATAAATCTTGATTCCCCTTTCCCCTTAAAGATGGCAATACCTAGAAATCATGATGATTCGGAGAAAACTCAGCACCTTTTCAACCTTGGTTCGCGTATAGATTTAGCAGAGGACGGGCGAAATATTATATTGTTTAAACGATCAAAGTTATATTTACtataatcaaatttgaaaaattcatatcattttGGTTTTGAGGGTAACAAAATAAGCATGTCCAACAGcagaaatataatatttgaccTACTTGTCACAAATAGAAAACTTCGATTTAAGATCATCTGAAATCGACCCTTGATCTAGGGGTCCCAATTCCATCATCATTGGAGAGAATGGATCTTAGTCGATAAGATCATCCATTCAAAGGtttttcaatataaaattcGTTTCATAcaatattttcttcattttttcgaaatatttatttgttataatATAATTGACCAAGAAATCGACTTTTTTCCTTCTAAATTATATGAACTTAAACAACATaagaaatataaatcaaattttaaaaattatattcacaACCAATTCAGCTAAAGAATCAAGAGAAAAAAATGAACACAAAACAAATCAAACAAGAATACTGCATTAGATGTAACTTCAGAAAAAAAATGGACACAGATCAACTTCTTGAAAACATCATATCTCGAAAACACAAGACTTGAACCTCTCCATTTTCTCCTTTTCCAGCCCCATCCACACATTAATTCCCATCCCATTTTCATCAGATAAAAGAAGAACAAACTCATCATTCCCACTCACAATTGGACCACCATGTCTAGGCTTTCCAAATCCAAAGTCAAGATCTTTAAATGGCAGTTTCCACCAAGCTGACACATAGAAACTTCCATCACAAGTTTTTGGAATTCCTTTATGAACTTCCAGCCAATCTATAGCTGATCTTATATACTCATCTGTCACTCTTTCCCCCCCTTTTTTCACTTTTTCTACCCCGAAAGATAAGGGCTTTTCGATCAAATCCCGAGCTTTTGCAGTTGAAAATGCTGTGATTACAGCATTTCCCACGAATGAATCTGGTAGAGGCGGCGTCGTCCTATCCCTTATGTCCACAGCAAAGAGAACTGTTGAATCTTGATCATGGGTTTTCTCATCAAATACTGCCTTTGTTCTTGCCCTCCAAATGTGTGCGGCAATGGCTTCGAAGGTTGAGCACTTCAAAATGGCTTTTTGTTTCAATAGTTTGAGTGTTTCGAAACTGAAAGAGAAGAGTTTGTGCGTGTACTTTGCTGAGAAAATCAGTGGAGATGGTGATGTTCTTTTCTGTGAGGTGAAAGATGATGCGAGGGATGCCGTCTTAGCAAGTTTTACGTATTCTTTATGTGGATAATGAATTTGGGGTGGATTTCTTGCTCTGATGCAAGTTCTATCATTTTTTATGAGTTGAGATTTTAGGCCTTCTCCTCTGCACACTGAAGCAAGATTATCAAACATTTCACTTGCTGATTTCCCATCAAGTATAGCATGGTTTGTCATGAACCCTATTGAAAATCCACCACATTTAAATCTTGTAACCTGAAAAAACATCAGAGAATATGGAATTTCAAAGGAACACTTGTGGTTGAGAGCAATAACTGACCCCGCTATCCGTGTGTGATTACCTATGTAAGGCACTCATAGAGACATGATGCTTGGAACGTTGTTTggttcaaaatatttgaattatactTCTATTATTTATAACCTTTTGTATAACAAAAATACTTGAtcctatgttttttttatcatggaTAAATGTTGGACATGTTTTTGTATCTATCAACCTACTCATGTTAAAAAGGCACATGTGCACATAAACACGCACAAAAAGTTATAGAAGGTCCTGTGATAGTACCTGGATAGTGAAAACAGCAGTTTCTGCTAGGCTTTTATACAGCCCGGGACGGTGAATCAAATTCCTGAAAGTGGGATTCGGATAAGAAAGATTTCCCAGATCGTTGattgaaaatcttgattttgcACTCACAAAAATGACTCCAGCATTATTGCAAATAAGTTCCATTCTCTTAGTGTCATCATTGAAGTTTAGTCTTCCAGCCATGAAATAATAAGGCCTCAAAAGCACTTCACTCACTGCTTTTTTCACCTTATCTGCAACGTCAATTGTATCTGATAAAGTCATGTTTGAAGGAACTTCGTAGAAAAAGACTGTTTCGACCGGAAAAGTTACTGCCTGATCGATGTTGGATAAAAACATGGTTTCTACAGGTGTAGGATTGCTTGGAGAGCACAGTAAAATTGGTTCCTCTTTCAGTAAATCTTGTGATGTTAAAGAGAGAGAGTCGGAAACCATGGTGAAAATGCTTTGATCTTGAAGTTTCTTGCAAGATATTGTGCACGTATTTATATGTGATGAAATGTTGAATTTTCAATTTCTTATATTATTTAGCCTGTGATTATTGGTGCGAAAAGTGTGAGTAAGGTTTTTGTGGTGCAGTGTTAAACTTGATCGGTTAAATGGGATATTTTATAGTTGAAATTACTGTACGCTTACAGTTCATGGATCTGAAATATAGGCATGGAATTGTCATGTCTTGATGTGAATTGGAATATCTAAGTTTTCGTATGTCTTTTAGGCGTTTCTTGAGGCAAAAAACTTTGGAGTTCACTACCAATTCGAAAGGACTATATGACCTCAATGCTTAAAAGCTCCAAGGAATTTTTATTATGCTCGCCTACAATCTCGTACTTGCCGAAAACTTTATCAGTACAGTGAGACATCTGCCATACGCAGGATTGTAGAGAAACTACCCTATCATTTATAGATACAATTGTTATATCAGACCTACATAAATTCAATCAACATTCTTTTTTgtagaaaaattttaatggcAAATCTTCAGATCCTTACTAGAAGCCCTACAAACATGCTTTTTAGTTCCAAATTCAACACAAATTATCCAAATTCAACACAAATTAAACCAAACGTTTTCTCAAAACCATTGCCACAAACTGAACCTTGCCGAATTTTGGCCCTGTGCAGTTAATTATATCGTACGTTACAGTTATGGTTGGTCTTATTCTCTCATCCTAGTGAGAATTTCCTTCTTTTCTACACGGTGAACTTAATAATCCCACAAACTGCGAGTGCACTTTCCACTTAATCAGAGTATCCAATAAACTTCATAAAACTGCCCACTTAATTTTTTCTGGAACTTGGGACTCATTTCACGGGGTATGAGTACACAAAAAAAGAATACtccaaaacaaataaataatataccaCAATCCGTGAACTAATGCAGTATCGGTTGCACGAAACATGTTTGATTTCCaacaaaataaaaccaaaaaaaaagtgTCCTGGAAAAGTGGGTACTCGCAGTTTTCGGCC
Proteins encoded in this window:
- the LOC140989043 gene encoding F-box/kelch-repeat protein At3g06240-like, producing MTSQFPQEILIEILSRLPAKSVGKCRCVSKPWNNLLSSPLFTSKTHQENLILISSSRSLHTISTTQMDGFSRNLDLLPDTWDVIVGSSDGLVFLTNEEDGKVLVNPITLQKVHVQDSPLALYKPGSFSMHGFGYDSSSDDYKIVTLSYFDTDNEYEPDCADTFVDVYSVKTGVWKRLDSSPYDHAVPDLASGAFVNGALHWLASGRDQESGYPSVIAAFDLAREAFDEIPAPSGVDAYRFVFHKLVVLGGCLCMIDSMGSDEINVWVMKEYGLVDSWTKFSIKSDLGRDVVKPLCYVGDGEVVFLTEEESLVVYDPKSGTFRDMIADGVPEKFLDGGTFVESLVSPVFNHQV
- the LOC140989013 gene encoding acyltransferase GLAUCE-like, which encodes MVSDSLSLTSQDLLKEEPILLCSPSNPTPVETMFLSNIDQAVTFPVETVFFYEVPSNMTLSDTIDVADKVKKAVSEVLLRPYYFMAGRLNFNDDTKRMELICNNAGVIFVSAKSRFSINDLGNLSYPNPTFRNLIHRPGLYKSLAETAVFTIQVTRFKCGGFSIGFMTNHAILDGKSASEMFDNLASVCRGEGLKSQLIKNDRTCIRARNPPQIHYPHKEYVKLAKTASLASSFTSQKRTSPSPLIFSAKYTHKLFSFSFETLKLLKQKAILKCSTFEAIAAHIWRARTKAVFDEKTHDQDSTVLFAVDIRDRTTPPLPDSFVGNAVITAFSTAKARDLIEKPLSFGVEKVKKGGERVTDEYIRSAIDWLEVHKGIPKTCDGSFYVSAWWKLPFKDLDFGFGKPRHGGPIVSGNDEFVLLLSDENGMGINVWMGLEKEKMERFKSCVFEI